One window of Corynebacterium doosanense CAU 212 = DSM 45436 genomic DNA carries:
- a CDS encoding carbon starvation CstA family protein codes for MSTALSQDPNPGGDGSTDVVFSEVDGRKHPVAVTPERLIGTGEKIFLAAAAIIAAVGWAAIALGRGETISSVWLVFAAVGSYIVGFTLYARLIQYKVVKPRNTRATPAEYVDDGRDFVPTDRRVLFGHHFAAIAGAGPLVGPVMAAQMGYLPGTLWIVLGVIFAGAVQDYLVLWVSTRRRGRSLGQMIRDEVGLVGGSAGIFATIAIMVIIIAVLALIIVNALAESPWGVFSITMTIPIAMFMGVYLRYLRPGRVSEVSVIGVVLLLAAIIGGGWVAETELGADLFTWSKEALALAIIGYGIVAAILPVWLLLAPRDYLSTFMKIGVIALLAVAILIERPDIQMPAVTSFASAGNGPVFAGSLFPFLFITIACGALSGFHALIASGTTPKLIEKESHMRAIGYGGMLMESFVAVMALITAVVIDRHMYFAMNAPVALTGGTSQGAADFVATLNLPGEPVTAAELDAAAASIGESTVVSRTGGAPTLAYGMSEIMTSIFRSSSLQAFWYHFAIMFEALFILTTVDAGTRVARFMMTDTLANIPGMKKFRDPSWTLGTWISTLVVCALWGAILIMGVTDPLGGINVLFPLFGIANQLLAAMALALVLVVVVKQGLYKWAWIPGLPLVWDLAVTMTASWQKIFHSNPSIGYWAQHARFKDAQAQGLQEFGNAKTPEAIDAVVRNTMIQGVLSIMFAVLVLIVVAAAVAACVRVIRQRSAGEIPETSEEPDRPSTLFVPAGMGTTRREKEVMAQYSISATGSGH; via the coding sequence ATGAGTACTGCACTATCCCAGGACCCGAACCCGGGCGGCGACGGCAGCACCGACGTCGTCTTCAGCGAGGTGGACGGGCGGAAACACCCCGTGGCCGTCACCCCGGAACGTCTGATCGGCACGGGCGAGAAGATCTTCCTCGCCGCGGCCGCGATCATCGCCGCGGTGGGCTGGGCGGCCATCGCCCTCGGTCGTGGGGAGACGATCAGCTCGGTGTGGCTGGTCTTCGCCGCGGTCGGCTCCTACATCGTCGGCTTCACCCTCTACGCCCGGCTCATCCAGTACAAGGTGGTCAAACCCCGCAACACGCGGGCCACCCCGGCGGAGTACGTCGACGACGGCAGGGACTTCGTGCCCACCGACCGCCGGGTGCTCTTCGGCCACCACTTCGCCGCCATCGCCGGCGCCGGCCCGCTCGTCGGACCGGTCATGGCCGCGCAGATGGGTTACCTCCCCGGCACCCTGTGGATCGTCCTCGGCGTCATCTTCGCCGGCGCGGTCCAGGACTACCTCGTGCTCTGGGTGTCCACCCGCCGCCGGGGCCGTTCCCTGGGCCAGATGATCCGCGACGAGGTCGGCCTCGTCGGTGGCTCGGCCGGCATCTTCGCCACCATCGCCATCATGGTGATCATCATCGCCGTGCTCGCGCTCATCATCGTCAACGCGCTGGCGGAGAGCCCCTGGGGTGTCTTCTCCATCACCATGACCATCCCCATCGCCATGTTCATGGGTGTCTACCTGCGTTACCTCCGCCCGGGCCGGGTGAGTGAGGTCTCCGTCATCGGCGTGGTGCTGCTGCTCGCCGCGATCATCGGTGGTGGCTGGGTCGCCGAGACCGAGCTCGGCGCCGATCTGTTCACCTGGTCCAAGGAGGCCCTGGCGCTGGCCATCATCGGCTACGGTATCGTCGCCGCGATCCTGCCCGTGTGGCTGCTGCTCGCCCCGCGCGACTACCTGTCCACGTTCATGAAGATCGGCGTCATCGCCCTGCTGGCGGTGGCGATCCTCATCGAGCGCCCAGACATCCAGATGCCCGCGGTGACCTCCTTCGCCTCCGCGGGCAACGGCCCGGTCTTCGCCGGCAGCCTGTTCCCGTTCCTCTTCATCACCATCGCCTGCGGCGCGCTCTCCGGATTCCACGCGCTCATCGCGTCCGGCACGACACCCAAGCTCATCGAGAAGGAATCCCACATGCGGGCCATCGGCTACGGCGGCATGCTCATGGAGTCCTTCGTCGCCGTCATGGCCCTGATCACCGCGGTGGTCATCGACCGCCACATGTACTTCGCCATGAACGCCCCGGTTGCGCTGACCGGCGGCACCTCACAGGGGGCGGCGGACTTCGTCGCTACGCTCAACCTGCCGGGCGAGCCGGTCACCGCGGCCGAGCTCGACGCCGCGGCGGCGTCGATCGGCGAGTCCACCGTGGTCTCCCGCACAGGTGGCGCACCGACCCTGGCCTACGGCATGAGCGAGATCATGACCAGCATCTTCCGCAGCTCCTCGCTGCAGGCGTTCTGGTATCACTTCGCCATCATGTTTGAGGCGCTGTTCATTCTCACCACGGTCGACGCCGGCACCCGCGTGGCCCGGTTCATGATGACCGACACCCTGGCGAACATCCCCGGTATGAAGAAGTTCCGCGACCCCAGCTGGACGCTGGGTACGTGGATCTCCACCCTGGTGGTCTGTGCGTTGTGGGGAGCGATCCTCATCATGGGCGTGACCGACCCGCTGGGCGGCATCAACGTCCTGTTCCCTCTCTTCGGCATCGCCAACCAGCTGCTCGCCGCCATGGCGTTGGCGCTGGTCCTGGTGGTCGTGGTGAAGCAGGGCCTGTACAAGTGGGCGTGGATCCCGGGCCTCCCGCTGGTGTGGGACCTCGCGGTCACCATGACGGCCTCCTGGCAGAAGATCTTCCACTCCAACCCGTCGATTGGCTACTGGGCGCAGCACGCCCGTTTCAAGGACGCGCAGGCCCAGGGGCTGCAGGAGTTCGGCAACGCGAAGACCCCGGAGGCCATCGACGCGGTGGTGCGCAACACCATGATCCAGGGCGTGCTGTCCATCATGTTCGCCGTGCTGGTGCTCATCGTCGTCGCGGCGGCGGTGGCCGCGTGTGTGCGGGTGATCCGCCAGCGCTCCGCGGGTGAGATCCCGGAGACAAGTGAGGAGCCTGATCGGCCGTCGACCCTCTTTGTCCCCGCGGGCATGGGCACGACCAGGCGCGAGAAA